One genomic region from Epinephelus moara isolate mb chromosome 8, YSFRI_EMoa_1.0, whole genome shotgun sequence encodes:
- the gp1bb gene encoding platelet glycoprotein Ib beta chain gives MKGLLLLCLLPLFGGQRSSACPHLCSCHGSQVDCSSKSLASSSLPTSFPAGTTSLRLHNNRLATLPNGLLDGLTSLNSVSLHGNPWVCDCGVLYLRAWLLHHPATLTSHLGVNCTSPPGLRGRLVVTLTEREVLESCHYWYCNLALVSQVCLFVFVVVQVALLAALIVFLKRFERFSKEARKTMEESFTAGESLIDNEYTSL, from the coding sequence ATGAAGGGGCTTCTGCTCCTGTGTCTGCTCCCCCTgtttggaggtcaaaggtcatcagCATGCCCCCATCTTTGCTCCTGCCATGGCAGTCAGGTGGACTGCAGCAGCAAGTCTCTCGCCTCCTCCTCGCTGCCCACCAGTTTCCCTGCTGGGACCACCTCCCTCCGTCTCCACAACAACCGGCTGGCCACCCTCCCTAACGGGCTCCTGGATGGTTTGACCTCCCTCAACTCGGTCTCCCTTCATGGTAATCCCTGGGTGTGTGACTGTGGGGTTCTCTACCTGCGAGCATGGCTGCTGCATCATCCCGCCACTCTCACGTCACACCTGGGCGTCAACTGCACCTCCCCTCCTGGCCTCAGAGGGCGGCTGGTGGTGACTTTAACAGAGAGGGAGGTGCTGGAGTCCTGCCACTACTGGTACTGTAATCTGGCTTTGGTGTCAcaggtttgtctgtttgtgtttgtggtggtGCAGGTGGCTTTGCTGGCAGCTCTCATTGTGTTCCTGAAGAGGTTTGAGAGGTTTTCCAAAGAGGCGAGGAAAACCATGGAGGAGAGCTTCACGGCTGGGGAGAGTCTGATAGACAATGAGTACACGTCTTTATAG